The following coding sequences lie in one Ictalurus furcatus strain D&B chromosome 7, Billie_1.0, whole genome shotgun sequence genomic window:
- the ccdc166 gene encoding uncharacterized protein ccdc166, producing the protein MAPKKQKKSKASGGSKKEEDKEKEAEREAQLHREYESLTETLINLKKRKEQLRRDNEVLQREADQICMDSQEYMSYMSKRAQKRQNASVTLTDPRQQRLEELSKQREEMVEKHKEWVNGLKKDILEKETELAMLNLEITKLEDVKSLQQQQLDRIAELKEEVVTVNCHHCKTLHTLKAKSLMEKERYKAESKRMLWEVICQVNKEASVSMLAYIQRVTEENFCMYKELQQLIQRAQALRSHQQFLQTQRRQILLEKKCVQELQRLRTSTAQGGISTGVAADPAILDNNPCFD; encoded by the exons ATGGCTCcgaaaaagcagaagaaaagcaAAGCGTCAGGAGGCTCGAAGAaggaagaagacaaagaaaaggAGGCAGAAAGAGAAGCACAGTTACACAGAGA GTATGAGTCTCTGACTGAAACACTCATCAACCTCAAGAAGAGGAAAGAGCAACT ACGAAGAGATAATGAGGTTCTTCAGAGAGAGGCCGACCAGATATGCATGGACAGt caAGAGTACATGTCGTACATGTCGAAGCGGGCGCAGAAGCGACAGAATGCAAGTGTTACCCTGACTGATCCGAGGCAGCAGAGGCTGGAAGAGCTCAGTAAACAGAGAGAGGAGATGgtggaaaaacacaaagagtgGGTCAacg gTCTGAAGAAGGACATTTTGGAGAAGGAGACTGAGTTGGCTATGTTGAATCTTGAAATAACTAAGCTCGAGGATGTTAAG AGTCTGCAGCAGCAACAGTTGGATCGTATAGCTGAGCTGAAGGAGGAGGTGGTTACTGTAAACTGTCATCACTGCAAGACTCTTCATACTCTAAAAGCTAAAAGCCTCATGGAAAAGGAGCGCTACAAGGCTGAGTCTAAACGCATGCTATGGGAAGTCATCTGCCAAGTTAATAAG gAAGCTTCTGTCTCTATGCTTGCTTACATACAGCGGGTGACTGAAGAGAATTTTTGTATGTATAAAGAACTGCAGCAGCTGATCCAGAGAGCTCAAGCTCTGCGCAGCCACCAGCAGTTCCTGCAGACGCAGCGCAGACAAATCCTGCTGGAGAAAAAGTGTGTGCAGGAGCTGCAGCGTTTGCGTACCTCCACAGCACAAGGGGGCATCAGTACAGGAGTAGCTGCAGATCCTGCGATACTGGATAATAACCCATGCTTTGATTAG